The window AAGGGTAGCAATGTCGATCGTCAGCTCGGGCTTGTATTCACTGATGGCATAGTGGAGTACATCCGCCAGAACTAGTCTACCCTCGGCATCAGTGTTGAGCACCTCGATGGTCTTACCGTTCATCGCCCGGACCACATCGCCCGGTTTAGTGGCAGTGCCGGAAGGCATATTTTCGGTGGCACCGACTAAACAAACAACGCGCACCGGTGGCTTAACTCGTCCGAAATAATAGGCAGCTCCAAGCACGGCAGCACCGCCAGACATGTCGTACTTCATCTCCTCCATGCCAGCCGATGGTTTGATACTGATACCACCAGAGTCAAAGGTAAGACCCTTGCCCACCAGTGCTACCGTGCGGCTGTTATCGTGCCCGTCAATTTCGATCACGATCGTGCGTGGCTCCGTGCTGCCTCCATCGGATACGCTCAGAAATGAGCCCATACCCAGCTTGGTCATCGCTTCTTTATCGAGAATCTTGGTCTTGAGGCCGGCCTCCTCAGCCATCTGCTTGGCAACCTCTGCTAGCTTGATGGGATTCATGTAGTTGGCCGGAGCGTCCTGCAAAAAGCGCGTAAACGCCTGTGCTTTGGCAAAAGCAAGATGCTGCGCCAGTAGCTCAGCCGAGACATCAGCACCCACCAGGCTAAGTTGCGCCGGGTAACGAGCCAGGTCCTTTTTCCGCGTTCCTTTGAAAGCGTTAGATGTGTAAAGACCACTGACGTAGCCGTCGAGAACTTCCGTGGCCGTCAGCCCATCTGCTGCCGCAAATGCGAGGTGCGCAATCTTGAGATCCTTGGTGGCTTTTGCCGCGTCGAGCCCAAGCTGCCGCGCTGTCTGCTTAGCATGCACTTTAACTGCCGACTGCGAGACCAAAGTGAAACCCGCCCCGTCGACGACCAAGTGCAGCGCACCGGCGCTCGGCTTCCAGCCCAAACCAGTCGCTGCCGCACTAATCTTGCGTACCAGCTCGCTATTGAGTTTCGGCGCGTTGATTACAAATGCATCCTTGTTGTCCTCATTGCCCTTCACGGCCACTATCGTGTGAGCGCCAGCGGCGGTTTCTGTGGCATGGAGCTGGACTTGGCCTAGCCAGTCGATGGTGTCGGGTAGAAGATTTTTCCAAGATTCCGATTGTAGAGCGTGGCGCATAGCGACCTTTCATTTAACCCGCAGGATGATTACGGACCCGAATCTACAAGATTGATCGAGGCAGAGCAAGGCGGCGACGAGGGCTTGAGACTTGGGCCGATACCGACTACAACTTAAAGCGCTTTTGGCACCGTCGGCAGGATGCCGCCGCCCAGCCCGTCAACCCTAGCAGCTGATAAGAGGACACGAATGAGCGCCATTACCCATGTTACCGCCCGTGAGATTCTCGACTCCCGGGGCAACCCGACCGTTGAGGTCGAACTCCTAACCGAAAGCGGCTACTTCGGTCGTGCTGCGGTACCCTCGGGTGCATCCACAGGCGAACTAGAGGCCTGTGAGCTACGTGACAATGACACCCGCCGCTATGGCGGCAAAGGTGTGCTCCAGGCCGTCCGCAACGTCAAGGAGCGGATTGCCCCGCGAGTGATAGGCCTCGACGTGACTGACCAAATCGCGCTGGATGAGCTGCTAATTCAGCTCGATGGCACTGACAACAAGAGCAACCTCGGTGCCAATGCTATCCTAGGAGTCTCATTGGCCGCGGCCAAGGCGGCGGCAGAACTCGCGAGTTTGCCTCTTTACCGTTACTTGGGCGGGACGTACGCGCGGCGCTTGCCGGTACCTTTGATGAACATTATCAACGGTGGCGCCCACGCTGATAACAACGTGGACTTTCAGGAGTTCATGATCGTACCGGTGGGAGCGCCGAGCTTCCGCGAGGGACTCCGTTGGGGCACCGAGGTATTTCACGCACTCAAAAAAGTACTCAAAAGCCGCAAACTCAACACAGCCGTTGGCGACGAGGGCGGGTTTGCACCTGATTTGAAATCCAACACCGAGGCGCTTGACGTGATCATGACTGCCATTCGCGAGGCCGGACTGACCCCTGGTCAAGACATCGCTCTGGCACTTGATGTGGCAGCCTCGTCATTCTGCGAAAAGGGCAAATACAACCTGAGTGGCGAGGGCAAGACCCTGGACTCCGCAGGCATGGTCAATTTCCTCGTAAACATTACTAAAAACTACCCGATCGTCTCGATCGAGGACGGCCTGGACGAGCACGATTGGGCTGGTTTTATTGAGTTAACCAAGCAGGTTGGCAATCAGGTCCAGATCGTAGGCGATGACCTTTTCGTGACAAACCCTAAAATCCTACGCGACGGTATCACCAAAAAAGCCGCTAACTCCATTCTGATCAAGCTCAATCAAATCGGCACGCTGACCGAGACCCTGGCGGCCGTCTCCATGGCCCACACACATGGATTTACGGCTATTATCTCGCATCGCTCGGGCGAAACTGAAGACACGACGATCGCCGACTTGGCAGTGGCGACCGGCTGTGGTCAAATTAAAACTGGTTCGGCATCGCGGACGGACCGCATCTGCAAGTACAACCAGCTCCTGCGCATTGAGGAAGAGCTTGGCGATACGGCTACCTATTTCTGGCGAGCAAAATAAGCTGCATAGTGGCCGCGGACGACTTTGGATCCGCGGCCGTGTCCTCATTTTAGGGCTGATCACTCTGACAGGCGCACCACCAAGTAACGGAGCGCCTGACGATGCGCACGAAGTTCAAACAGCGCTGGCGCTAGCCCAAGGTTTTAAAATTGATCCCGCGCGCATGGCTCGCGACCTGGCTGAAATGACCAAGGAGCCGCATGTCTTTGGCTCAAAGCGGCAGCGCGCGCTGGCGTTATGGTTACAAAAATCGTTGCGCAGCGATGGTCTTAAGGCGGAGCTCGAGGAGTTTAGTGCCGCGGTACCTGTTGCTGACGGCTCCTCTGCCGTTGGGGTTGCCCGCCTCACAGAGAATTATCAGGGACAGAATATACTTGCCACGTTGCAGGCACAGCGACAGCCCCCGCCATCCTGTGTGATTGCCCTGGCCTCGCACTACGATACTAAAAGAACGAGCCTGGGTAGCTACGTCGGTGCCAATGACAGCGGATCTTCAACAGTGCTGCTCTTGCAGTTGATGGCTTATGTGCAACGCCACAAGCCCAAAACCAGATCATCCTGCAGCCTAGTCGCTTGGTTTTTTGATGGCGAAGAAGCCTTGCTGCCCAATTGGACTGATGGCGAATATTTACACCCGGCTCATATTGTGGACCACACTTACGGCAGTCGGCACGCGGCCGGTCGGTTAGAGTTTTGCGGCGATAAATCTGGGAGCAAACTGTGCATGCCACGCTCTCCATTGTGGCCTCACGGTGATGGAACCAGAGCTAAGTCACCTGGTCCTCACCTGGCAGCATTGATTCTGCTCGACATGGTAGGGGCGCCGCGGTTGAAGCTGAGTCGCGACCTATCTTCAACGCCCAGTCTGCTCCAACTCGCGGTGACTGGGGGGAGTCAGCTTGGTTATCCAAACCTGTTCGATACCCTAGCAGGACAGATTGATGACGATCACACGGCCTTTTTGGCGCGGGGCGTTCCATCCCTCAACATCATCGACTTCGCCCATCTCGAGCACTGGCATAAGCCAACTGATATCACCTCTACCCTAGCACCTGCCAGCCTGGAACTAGCCGGTCAACTGGCTCTACTCACGGCCTCGCAGATTGGCGCAACCAAATGAAATCTATAAGCAAATACTAAATTGTCCTTACCCCCTCTCAAGTTCCTGCGCCGCCGGCCGAAAAGCCTGTATGGGACAAGTCCTTTAACGGGAGTCGCTTGGCATGGCTACGAACACAGTGGATTTCGGCAACCTGACGATCGAGATCCAACAATCTGCAAACGAGGTGGTGTATCGCTTTTGCGGTGAGGTCGACGAACACTTCCGCCAACGCGAAGTGCCGCGCATCGCTAAGCCCAACATAACCTTCATTCTTGAGGACGTAGCGACCTTTAATTCATGCGGTATTCGCGAGTGGATATACCTCGTTCGCGAAATCGGCGACCTAGGCTCGCTCCGGTTCACGAGGTGTTCCGTGGCGATGATCGATCAAATCAATATGGTACCTGACTCTCTCGGGAAGGGTGTGGTGGAGTCATTCTTTGCGCCCTACTACTGTGGTTGCGGAGGAGAGGTGAACCGCCTCATAAGCGTAGCCGATAGCTTGAGTCACCTGGTATCAAAACACGCACCCGAATTTAAGTGTGAAAACTGCGGCAACACCCTGGAGTTCGACGCCCTTGAGGAGAGTTACTTTCTCTTCACCGAGGCCGTTATGCCCAAAGCCTCCTAGGGATCTCCCTTTTGACCAATCGAAAAGCCTACTGAGGTTCAGCCATGAGCATGGATGCTCTCACTGCGACGGCCTTCTCAGCACTAGCCAAACGCGATCTTCCGGCTCTTCACGGCAAGCTGGTGGCTCTCGCGAAACTACCACCGCAAAAAAGAGCTAAAGATCCGGACCTGGCCTCACTAATCGATACGGCGATGGCATCGCTCCGAGCGCTGAGTGCCTGGGCTAAAGATGAACCTACGTCCGTGCCGCCACCGATCGAGATACCATCTCAGATACCCGTCGTGACCACGTCCTCCACTTCTCCCGAGCTTTCACTCGACGACGATATCAAGCGGGATTTCCTAGCTAACGCGGATGACATGATGCAGCAAATAGCCACTGGGCTGCTGGACCTCGAACGAGTTGAGCTCAACCGAGACTCCTTGGACCGTATCTTTCGCGCCGCCCATAATCTCAAAGGCGCCGCAGGTATGCTCGGACTGCAAGTTATAGGTCAACTGACACACGCCTTGGAATCCCAATTTGATCGGCTCCGCCGTGGTGAGGTACGTCCAGATAGTAAGCTCATTGATCAGTTGCTGCACGACCTCGACCAAGTTAGGTCTGAAATTCAGACCATGAAAAATCCACCCATCCACACACTGCCCTCTGGTGACAGCCGCTTACCCTCCTCTGCTACCGAGACCGAGGAAAACGGCACGATCCGTGTCGATCTCCAAAGGTTAGACAAGCTAGTCAATCTAGTTGGCGAACTGGTCATCGACCGCACTAGATTCGCCGCGATCGAGGATGATCTTCGCTCTTCGGAACTGAAATCGCGCCTCGGAAGTAAGATGAGCGAGACCCTTCAGCTCTTTGGGCGTCATATGTCTGAGATTCATGACACCGTCATGAAAATCAGAATGGTACCTATCAGCAACGCCCTCACAAACATGCCCCGAGTTGTTCGCGATCTGAGTCGACAACTTGGGAAAGGTCTGACCCTGGAACTTGCTGGTGAGCAAACCGAACTGGATAAAACCATAGTGGAGGCAATTGCTGATCCCCTACTGCACATAGTTCGGAACGCCTGTGATCATGGGATTGAATCTAAATCGGAGAGGCTTGCCCTAGGCAAAAGAGAAGTTGGTCACATAAGTATCAAGGCCAAACAAGAGGGCAACCAAATTGTAATTACCGTCCGCGATGATGGCCGAGGCCTCAATGCCGATATGATCCGACGCAAAGCGATTGAACGAGGTATGATCGCACCTGACAGCAATCTTTCGCGCAAAGATCTCTTCAATATTATTTTTGAAAGTGGCTTCTCAACAGCCTCTCAAGTTACCGAACTCTCCGGCCGGGGCGTGGGTATGGATGTCGTTCGTCGCCAAGTCGCCAGGCTTAAAGGGGTGATCGACATTGACTCCGAAGTCGGACAAGGCACCGCGATCGAAATCCGCCTACCGCTTACTTTATCGATCCTGCAAAGTTTACTTGTTGAGGCACAAGGTCAAGTTTTCGCTATACCTTTGAGCTCAGTCATCGAGTCATTGCGCATTACTCCTGATGATATTCAGGTCATTGGTGATCAAGAGGTCATTAAGTGGCACGATCGCGTTCTACCACTGCTACACCTCCATAAGGCTATGGGTCTTGAGTATCGTGATGAAATTTCTTGGTACTCTCAGGCTCCACAGATCGACGCATCAGCCAAGCTCAAGGCACTTCGCATAGCAAGGCGTAAGGATCGCCTCTACGTAGTGATCATCGGCACTGGCGAGAGAAGGATCGGTATCGTCTGCGATCAGTTACTAAATCAGCAAGAGATGGTCATAAAGTCCCTTGGGCCTATTTTACAAAACGTCGCGTGTGTCGCCGGAGGGGCGGTACTGGGGCACGGTGAAGTGGTCCTGGTGCTGGACATTCCAGAGTTAGCTTCAACATTTCGCAGCCCACTCAGGAGACTGTCGGCATGAAGGCAAGTACGTTACCAACCTCACTCGCATCAAGTGGTTTAAGTGACACCAGTATCTTCCAAATTCATGGGGACTTAGACGGTGGACAGATTGGCGACTTTGAGGCACGCGAACAGGTGATAGGCGTATGCATTGGGGATGATCATTTCTTTCTCCCCTTAAAGGCAATTCAAGAAATTACCATGGTACCTGCTATCACCTTTATTCCCAATGCAGATCCTTACATTGACGGCATCACCAATTTGCGCGGCAATTTAATTCCAGTGATCAATGTACGGAAATTGATGGGCTTCAATCGGGGGGCTCGCAGTGCGGGCGAGCGTCTTGTAGTGCTGAAAGAGTGCCACGTGACCTTTGCTTTGATAGTTGATGGTATCTCCGAGGTGATTGGCCTCAGGCCTCATGAGATTGACACCCCACCCTCCTCTCTCGGCGCATCTTTTGATTTCATGCCACGCGTTAGTAAACAGGGTGACAACATTCGTGGCATTATCGATGCCGCCAGAATCCTAAAGTATGTTGTCGGGGACGACGCGTCTGTGACATAATCACCGACAAAACAACTCTGATTTGTTGGGGAACGGCTATGAAACGTGCCATCTTTAACCAAAAAGGCGGGGTGGGAAAAACCTCAATCACCTGTAATCTAGCGGCAGCGTTCGCTAAAGCGGGCCGCAAGGTGCTGGTCGTTGATTTAGATTCCCAGTGCAATAGCACCCAATATTTGCTCGGTGATGCGGCAGCTGACGTGAGCCACACGGTTGGGGACTTCTTCGAGTCAACTCTGAGTTTCAAGTTGTTCGGTGACAGTTTAAAAAAGGCCCTCTACAAAACCGAATTCGATAATCTGTGGCTGATACCGGCCGAACGCGAGCTAGCTGAATTGCAGCCGAAACTAGAGGCCCGGTACAAGATCTTCAAATTGCGGGACGCCGTCGACGCCTTAGTGCAAGATCTCGGCTTTGATGACGTGTTCTTCGATACACCGCCAGCCCATAACTTCTACAGCATGAGCGCACTCATGGCCTCTGATCGCGTCCTGATCCCCTTTGACTGTGATAGTTTCAGCGCCCACGCGCTCATACAAGTACTTGAGTTAATTGATGAAGTCGCATCAGACCACCAACCTAATCTAGTGGCCGAGGGAATCGTCATCAATCATTTCCAGGCCCAAGCCAAACTTCCTACGGAAGCCATCGAAAATCTACGCGGTCAAGGCCTGAACGTGCTCGAGCCCTTTCTTTCGACCTCGATAGTGATGCGCGAGAGTCACGCAGCTCACGTACCATTGGTCCATTTCCGTCCCAAGCACAAGCTCGCGGAGGAGTTCAAAAATCTCGCCACAAATCTGATGCAGCGCTGAATTC of the Deltaproteobacteria bacterium genome contains:
- a CDS encoding leucyl aminopeptidase is translated as MRHALQSESWKNLLPDTIDWLGQVQLHATETAAGAHTIVAVKGNEDNKDAFVINAPKLNSELVRKISAAATGLGWKPSAGALHLVVDGAGFTLVSQSAVKVHAKQTARQLGLDAAKATKDLKIAHLAFAAADGLTATEVLDGYVSGLYTSNAFKGTRKKDLARYPAQLSLVGADVSAELLAQHLAFAKAQAFTRFLQDAPANYMNPIKLAEVAKQMAEEAGLKTKILDKEAMTKLGMGSFLSVSDGGSTEPRTIVIEIDGHDNSRTVALVGKGLTFDSGGISIKPSAGMEEMKYDMSGGAAVLGAAYYFGRVKPPVRVVCLVGATENMPSGTATKPGDVVRAMNGKTIEVLNTDAEGRLVLADVLHYAISEYKPELTIDIATLTGAVLMALGCVGAAVMSNDQAAAHTVIEAGATEGEPLWQLPLWPELEKETKGDVADLKNIAKPSVKGGTIMGGLFLKEFVGTSKWVHLDIAGTGWNCQALGYPASGGSTFGLRTLVAACLKFNQ
- a CDS encoding phosphopyruvate hydratase; translated protein: MSAITHVTAREILDSRGNPTVEVELLTESGYFGRAAVPSGASTGELEACELRDNDTRRYGGKGVLQAVRNVKERIAPRVIGLDVTDQIALDELLIQLDGTDNKSNLGANAILGVSLAAAKAAAELASLPLYRYLGGTYARRLPVPLMNIINGGAHADNNVDFQEFMIVPVGAPSFREGLRWGTEVFHALKKVLKSRKLNTAVGDEGGFAPDLKSNTEALDVIMTAIREAGLTPGQDIALALDVAASSFCEKGKYNLSGEGKTLDSAGMVNFLVNITKNYPIVSIEDGLDEHDWAGFIELTKQVGNQVQIVGDDLFVTNPKILRDGITKKAANSILIKLNQIGTLTETLAAVSMAHTHGFTAIISHRSGETEDTTIADLAVATGCGQIKTGSASRTDRICKYNQLLRIEEELGDTATYFWRAK
- a CDS encoding M28 family peptidase; translated protein: MAIRLPISGEQNKLHSGRGRLWIRGRVLILGLITLTGAPPSNGAPDDAHEVQTALALAQGFKIDPARMARDLAEMTKEPHVFGSKRQRALALWLQKSLRSDGLKAELEEFSAAVPVADGSSAVGVARLTENYQGQNILATLQAQRQPPPSCVIALASHYDTKRTSLGSYVGANDSGSSTVLLLQLMAYVQRHKPKTRSSCSLVAWFFDGEEALLPNWTDGEYLHPAHIVDHTYGSRHAAGRLEFCGDKSGSKLCMPRSPLWPHGDGTRAKSPGPHLAALILLDMVGAPRLKLSRDLSSTPSLLQLAVTGGSQLGYPNLFDTLAGQIDDDHTAFLARGVPSLNIIDFAHLEHWHKPTDITSTLAPASLELAGQLALLTASQIGATK
- a CDS encoding chemotaxis protein CheA is translated as MSMDALTATAFSALAKRDLPALHGKLVALAKLPPQKRAKDPDLASLIDTAMASLRALSAWAKDEPTSVPPPIEIPSQIPVVTTSSTSPELSLDDDIKRDFLANADDMMQQIATGLLDLERVELNRDSLDRIFRAAHNLKGAAGMLGLQVIGQLTHALESQFDRLRRGEVRPDSKLIDQLLHDLDQVRSEIQTMKNPPIHTLPSGDSRLPSSATETEENGTIRVDLQRLDKLVNLVGELVIDRTRFAAIEDDLRSSELKSRLGSKMSETLQLFGRHMSEIHDTVMKIRMVPISNALTNMPRVVRDLSRQLGKGLTLELAGEQTELDKTIVEAIADPLLHIVRNACDHGIESKSERLALGKREVGHISIKAKQEGNQIVITVRDDGRGLNADMIRRKAIERGMIAPDSNLSRKDLFNIIFESGFSTASQVTELSGRGVGMDVVRRQVARLKGVIDIDSEVGQGTAIEIRLPLTLSILQSLLVEAQGQVFAIPLSSVIESLRITPDDIQVIGDQEVIKWHDRVLPLLHLHKAMGLEYRDEISWYSQAPQIDASAKLKALRIARRKDRLYVVIIGTGERRIGIVCDQLLNQQEMVIKSLGPILQNVACVAGGAVLGHGEVVLVLDIPELASTFRSPLRRLSA
- a CDS encoding purine-binding chemotaxis protein CheW, yielding MKASTLPTSLASSGLSDTSIFQIHGDLDGGQIGDFEAREQVIGVCIGDDHFFLPLKAIQEITMVPAITFIPNADPYIDGITNLRGNLIPVINVRKLMGFNRGARSAGERLVVLKECHVTFALIVDGISEVIGLRPHEIDTPPSSLGASFDFMPRVSKQGDNIRGIIDAARILKYVVGDDASVT
- a CDS encoding ParA family protein; amino-acid sequence: MKRAIFNQKGGVGKTSITCNLAAAFAKAGRKVLVVDLDSQCNSTQYLLGDAAADVSHTVGDFFESTLSFKLFGDSLKKALYKTEFDNLWLIPAERELAELQPKLEARYKIFKLRDAVDALVQDLGFDDVFFDTPPAHNFYSMSALMASDRVLIPFDCDSFSAHALIQVLELIDEVASDHQPNLVAEGIVINHFQAQAKLPTEAIENLRGQGLNVLEPFLSTSIVMRESHAAHVPLVHFRPKHKLAEEFKNLATNLMQR